Proteins co-encoded in one Planctomycetia bacterium genomic window:
- a CDS encoding protein kinase: MPILTRCEHCQKLARVADIFAQRQVRCPFCKQIFTARTTEDELPTAVRPQGSTPQLASGVVLPRPADSSQQLTALNGSSSSIPTSCPTCKIALKNGSCSQCGWVPRTNGVSIDAEEQPLICTNPACGTANSRQARYCARCQAMLPSPTGTVLHDRYRVDRLLAIGGFGGVYLAHDVKANRPVAIKDMLAADQAEFATRLNFFRREAEILRLLEHSPIVPKVFDFIEDGQSAHLVMEYIPGKDLLKILESQGHRPFPVDLVITWAKQICDVLTLLHSQQPSIIHRDLKPDNIMLLEDGTNIRLIDFGTARELGKTARSRVAAKTRVYTEGYAPPEQVIGKPELRSDLFALAGTLYQLLTGKAPEGQYTALELRDMLMAPEGKIPPEQRWLYEMIATNLAEDANDRYFSAREFKTDLQRRAVTVSTACPACRHVNKVREPHCTQCAAPLTEPMHGCVTCGKVNRQGSRFCTQCGGRLR, from the coding sequence ATGCCTATCCTGACGCGGTGCGAGCATTGCCAGAAATTGGCCCGGGTGGCTGACATTTTTGCTCAGCGTCAGGTACGCTGTCCGTTCTGTAAGCAGATATTCACGGCACGAACCACAGAAGATGAACTGCCCACGGCAGTACGTCCGCAAGGCAGTACGCCACAACTTGCCAGTGGCGTGGTTCTGCCTCGCCCGGCTGATTCCTCGCAGCAGCTCACTGCACTCAATGGTTCAAGCTCTTCTATCCCAACAAGCTGTCCAACCTGCAAGATTGCGCTCAAGAATGGCAGTTGTTCGCAGTGTGGCTGGGTGCCACGTACCAATGGCGTATCGATTGATGCGGAAGAGCAGCCACTGATCTGTACCAACCCGGCTTGTGGCACTGCCAATTCCCGTCAGGCTCGGTACTGTGCCCGCTGTCAGGCCATGCTGCCCAGCCCGACTGGAACCGTACTTCATGATCGTTACCGGGTGGATAGACTGCTGGCAATTGGTGGTTTCGGCGGTGTCTACCTCGCTCACGATGTGAAAGCCAACCGGCCTGTTGCCATCAAAGATATGCTGGCAGCAGACCAGGCGGAGTTTGCAACGCGTTTGAACTTTTTCCGCCGCGAGGCAGAAATCCTGAGATTGCTCGAGCATTCGCCTATTGTTCCCAAAGTTTTCGACTTTATTGAAGATGGCCAGTCGGCACATCTGGTTATGGAGTACATCCCAGGCAAAGACCTGCTCAAGATTCTGGAAAGCCAGGGGCATCGTCCGTTTCCGGTTGATCTGGTGATCACCTGGGCCAAGCAGATTTGTGATGTTCTGACTTTGCTCCATTCCCAGCAGCCCAGCATCATTCACCGCGATTTGAAACCTGATAACATCATGTTGCTGGAGGATGGCACCAATATCCGGCTGATTGATTTCGGCACGGCACGGGAACTCGGCAAGACAGCCCGAAGCCGGGTTGCGGCCAAAACCAGGGTGTATACCGAAGGGTACGCTCCGCCGGAACAGGTCATTGGCAAGCCGGAATTACGCAGTGATTTGTTCGCATTAGCGGGGACACTTTACCAGCTTCTCACCGGAAAAGCGCCGGAAGGGCAGTACACAGCACTGGAATTGCGTGATATGCTTATGGCACCGGAAGGGAAAATACCTCCGGAGCAGCGCTGGCTGTACGAAATGATCGCGACTAACCTGGCGGAAGATGCCAACGACCGGTACTTTTCAGCCAGGGAATTCAAGACAGATTTGCAGCGGCGTGCGGTGACCGTGTCTACAGCCTGCCCGGCTTGCAGACATGTCAACAAGGTGCGGGAGCCACATTGTACCCAGTGTGCTGCCCCTTTAACCGAGCCGATGCACGGTTGTGTCACTTGCGGGAAGGTGAATCGCCAGGGATCACGTTTCTGCACGCAATGCGGCGGTCGGCTGCGTTAA
- a CDS encoding FHA domain-containing protein has translation MSDETSVPVTVPLNDIPMAEPLTDTSSYEAVKTLNVEQAQHQMETSSFPPMQVEVTDTIPTADPVSAPSLTTPKLIVIRGQKLNVEYPIYTGENYIGRTDEKPVDVDLEDQESTERIWCSRQHARIVSSETGLSIEDLGSQNGTFVNRARIFPGQVRPLVNGDVIQVGTVQLKLKM, from the coding sequence ATGTCAGATGAAACGAGCGTACCTGTCACGGTACCTTTGAATGACATACCCATGGCAGAGCCGCTGACTGACACCAGCAGCTACGAAGCGGTGAAGACCCTCAATGTCGAACAGGCACAGCATCAGATGGAGACCAGCAGTTTCCCGCCGATGCAGGTTGAAGTTACCGATACTATTCCGACTGCTGATCCTGTATCTGCTCCGTCTCTGACCACGCCGAAGCTGATTGTGATTCGCGGTCAGAAACTCAATGTGGAATATCCCATCTACACGGGCGAAAACTACATTGGCCGTACCGATGAAAAGCCGGTCGATGTCGATCTGGAAGATCAGGAATCAACCGAGCGCATCTGGTGTTCCCGCCAGCATGCCCGCATTGTTTCCTCGGAAACCGGACTTAGCATCGAAGACCTGGGCAGCCAGAACGGCACCTTTGTCAATCGAGCCCGTATCTTCCCTGGCCAGGTCAGGCCGCTAGTCAACGGTGATGTCATCCAGGTGGGAACAGTGCAACTGAAACTGAAGATGTAG